A single Bosea sp. PAMC 26642 DNA region contains:
- a CDS encoding CarD family transcriptional regulator, which produces MSTVIKKAVVRQGFKTGEFVVYPSHGVGQITAIEEQEVAGFKLELFVVSFAKDKMTLRVPTAKAASVGLRKLADAESVTKALTTLTGRARVKRTMWSRRAQEYEAKINSGDLVAIAEVVRDLYRSEAQPEQSYSERQLYEAAVDRMTREIAVVDDVTETEALKKIEGQLAKSPRRLPKGAEAEAAEGDAEGDNDDIQEEAA; this is translated from the coding sequence ATGTCCACGGTGATTAAGAAAGCTGTTGTGCGCCAGGGTTTCAAGACGGGCGAATTCGTCGTCTACCCGTCGCATGGCGTCGGCCAGATCACGGCGATCGAAGAGCAGGAAGTCGCGGGCTTCAAGCTCGAACTCTTCGTCGTCAGCTTCGCCAAGGACAAGATGACGCTGCGCGTTCCGACCGCCAAGGCCGCCAGCGTCGGCCTGCGCAAGCTTGCCGATGCCGAGAGCGTCACCAAGGCCCTGACGACGCTGACCGGCCGCGCCCGCGTCAAGCGCACCATGTGGTCGCGCCGCGCCCAGGAATACGAGGCCAAGATCAATTCGGGCGATCTCGTCGCCATCGCCGAGGTGGTGCGCGATCTCTACCGCTCCGAGGCGCAGCCCGAGCAGTCCTATTCCGAGCGTCAACTCTATGAGGCGGCTGTCGATCGCATGACCCGCGAGATCGCGGTCGTCGACGACGTCACCGAGACTGAAGCGCTGAAGAAGATCGAGGGACAGCTCGCCAAGTCGCCGCGCCGCCTGCCGAAGGGCGCCGAGGCCGAAGCGGCCGAGGGCGATGCGGAAGGCGACAACGATGACATCCAGGAAGAAGCTGCCTGA
- the fdxA gene encoding ferredoxin FdxA: protein MTYVVTDNCIKCKYMDCVEVCPVDCFYEGENMLVIHPDECIDCGVCEPECPAEAIKPDTEPGLESWLQLNSKYASSWPNITQKKDAPADAKSFDGVAGKLEAHFSPEPGEGD from the coding sequence ATGACCTATGTGGTCACCGATAACTGCATCAAGTGCAAGTACATGGACTGCGTCGAGGTCTGCCCGGTCGACTGCTTCTATGAAGGCGAGAACATGCTCGTCATCCATCCTGACGAGTGCATCGATTGTGGCGTCTGCGAGCCCGAATGCCCGGCCGAGGCGATCAAGCCGGACACCGAGCCGGGGCTGGAAAGCTGGCTGCAGCTCAACTCCAAATATGCATCGAGCTGGCCCAACATCACGCAGAAGAAAGATGCTCCGGCCGATGCCAAGTCCTTCGACGGCGTGGCCGGCAAACTCGAAGCGCATTTTTCGCCGGAGCCCGGCGAGGGCGACTGA
- a CDS encoding RNA-binding S4 domain-containing protein yields the protein MRQDRQRLDKWLWFARFAKTRATAARLIEAGHVRVDGRRIVGAGHGLKLGDVLTLALPHATIVVRLLSLGERRGPYEQARLLYERLEAEARGDAPLAVIAPDGY from the coding sequence ATGGCTCTGGTTCGCGCGCTTCGCAAAGACGCGCGCGACGGCGGCCCGGCTGATCGAAGCCGGTCACGTCCGGGTCGATGGGCGCCGGATCGTCGGCGCGGGGCACGGGCTGAAGCTTGGCGACGTGCTGACGCTGGCCCTGCCGCACGCCACCATCGTCGTTCGCCTGCTGTCGCTCGGCGAGCGGCGCGGCCCCTATGAGCAGGCCCGCCTGCTCTACGAGCGGCTCGAAGCAGAGGCGCGCGGCGATGCGCCGCTTGCCGTCATCGCGCCGGACGGTTATTGA
- a CDS encoding dienelactone hydrolase family protein, with amino-acid sequence MALDRRIVELYDEYTHKPLDRRIFMNRLVLLAGSATAAQAALALLEPNYAQAQQIAPDDARLTTSRLDQTVDGVALKGYLVAPKAEGRRGGVLVIHENRGLNPHIEDVTRRMALAGFTALGLDFLNPLGGTLDDPDAARALFPQLTVDTVVAQGRAALKLLAARPDSTGKTGALGFCWGGGAVNDLAVAVPELAAGVVFYGRSPELAKVPQIKARLLIQQAARDTRLVQALPEYEAALKAAGIRYEAVVYPDVDHAFHNDTSAERYNATVAKQAWERSVAFLAAETGAA; translated from the coding sequence ATGGCACTCGATCGTCGCATCGTCGAACTCTACGACGAATATACCCACAAGCCGCTCGACCGGCGCATCTTCATGAACCGGCTCGTGCTGCTGGCAGGCTCCGCCACGGCGGCCCAGGCTGCGCTGGCGCTGCTGGAGCCGAACTACGCCCAGGCCCAGCAGATCGCGCCCGACGATGCGCGCCTGACGACCTCCCGGCTCGACCAGACCGTCGATGGCGTCGCGCTGAAAGGTTACCTCGTCGCGCCCAAGGCTGAAGGACGGCGCGGCGGCGTCCTCGTCATCCACGAGAATCGCGGGCTCAACCCGCATATCGAGGACGTGACGCGGCGCATGGCGCTGGCCGGCTTCACCGCGCTCGGTCTCGATTTTCTCAACCCCCTCGGCGGCACCCTGGACGATCCCGACGCCGCCCGGGCTTTGTTCCCGCAGCTCACGGTCGACACGGTCGTCGCCCAGGGCCGCGCCGCGCTGAAGCTGCTGGCGGCGAGGCCAGATTCCACCGGCAAGACCGGGGCGCTCGGCTTCTGCTGGGGCGGCGGCGCGGTCAACGATCTCGCGGTCGCCGTTCCGGAACTGGCCGCCGGCGTCGTCTTCTATGGCCGCTCGCCCGAACTCGCCAAGGTTCCGCAGATCAAGGCCCGCCTACTGATCCAGCAGGCCGCACGCGACACGCGGCTGGTGCAGGCCCTGCCGGAATACGAAGCCGCGCTGAAGGCCGCCGGCATCCGCTACGAGGCGGTCGTCTATCCCGACGTCGATCACGCCTTCCACAACGACACCAGCGCCGAGCGCTACAATGCGACGGTCGCCAAACAGGCCTGGGAACGATCCGTGGCGTTTCTGGCGGCGGAAACGGGCGCGGCCTGA